GTAATTACAGCTGGACTTGCAATTTATGATACAATGCGTCACATTAAAAGTGATGTTTCTACAGTTTGCGTAGGACAAGCGGCAAGTATGGGAGCAGTATTGTTGTCAGCAGGAGCAAAAGGAAAAAGATACTCATTGCCAAATTCAAGAATAATGATTCATCAGCCATTAGGTGGTGCAAGAGGGCAAGCGACAGATATTCAGATTCAAGCAAAAGAAATTGAAAGAATGAAGGAAATTACAAGTAAAATTTTATCAGAAGCAACTGGAAAATCAGTGGAAGAAATTTATGCGGATACTGAAAGAGATAATTTTATGTCGCCAGAAGAAGCTGTAAATTATGGATTAATTGATAAAATATTGTAATTATTTATGATTTAAATTGTAGAAAAAACGAGGTGAAAAATATTGGCAAAGAAAAAAAATTACTGTTCATTTTGTGGAAGAGAAGAAGATGAAGTGGAAAGACTGGTACAGAGTCCAGAAGAGGATGATGTATTTATTTGTAATGAGTGTATAGAAGACAGTGCGGAGTTATTGGACAGTTTTAGAGAATATGATAAAAATGAGCAGAATAGGGAAATTACGTTGTTAAAGCCTAAGGAAATAAAGGCTAAACTTGATGAATATATTATCGGACAGGAACAGCCTAAAAAAGTTTTATCTGTGGCGGTTTATAATCATTTTAAGAGAATAACGCATAAACAGCAGAAAAAAACAGATGATGATGTGGAGCTTCAAAAATCCAATGTGCTGCTAGTAGGGCCTACTGGAAGTGGGAAAACTTTGCTTGCACAGACATTAGCAAAAACATTGAATGTACCTTTGGCGATTGCAGATGCGACAACGTTGACAGAAGCTGGATATGTTGGGGATGATGTGGAAAATGTGCTTTTGAAGTTGATAAAGGCTGCAGATTATGATATTGAAACAGCAGAACATGGGATTATTTATATTGATGAAATTGATAAAATTGCGAGAAAGTCGGAAAATATGTCAATTACAAGGGATGTTTCTGGAGAAGGAGTTCAGCAGGCACTGCTTAAAATTATTGAAGGGACTGTTGCGAGTGTGCCGCCTCAAGGTGGGAGAAAACATCCAAATCAGGAAATGATTGAAATTAATACGAAGGATATTTTATTTATTGTTGGTGGAGCATTTGAAGGGCTGGAAGCGAAAGTT
The DNA window shown above is from Leptotrichia wadei and carries:
- the clpP gene encoding ATP-dependent Clp endopeptidase proteolytic subunit ClpP; translated protein: MSVYSPVVIENDGRGERSYDIYSRLLKDRIIFVSGEVEDGMANAIVAQLLFLDAQDNEKDIVMYINSPGGVITAGLAIYDTMRHIKSDVSTVCVGQAASMGAVLLSAGAKGKRYSLPNSRIMIHQPLGGARGQATDIQIQAKEIERMKEITSKILSEATGKSVEEIYADTERDNFMSPEEAVNYGLIDKIL
- the clpX gene encoding ATP-dependent Clp protease ATP-binding subunit ClpX, which encodes MAKKKNYCSFCGREEDEVERLVQSPEEDDVFICNECIEDSAELLDSFREYDKNEQNREITLLKPKEIKAKLDEYIIGQEQPKKVLSVAVYNHFKRITHKQQKKTDDDVELQKSNVLLVGPTGSGKTLLAQTLAKTLNVPLAIADATTLTEAGYVGDDVENVLLKLIKAADYDIETAEHGIIYIDEIDKIARKSENMSITRDVSGEGVQQALLKIIEGTVASVPPQGGRKHPNQEMIEINTKDILFIVGGAFEGLEAKVKDRVNEKRVGFGLETNKTKLDDLTLFENVLPEDLIKFGLIPELIGRLPVITALHGLDEEAMIKILTEPKNSLVKQYKKYFEMENVDLEFDKDAIVEIAQLALKRKIGARGLRSIIESVMTDLMYEIPSKDNVKKVIITKEAVTDKDKVIVE